The following are encoded in a window of Thermoanaerobacter ethanolicus JW 200 genomic DNA:
- the nifJ gene encoding pyruvate:ferredoxin (flavodoxin) oxidoreductase: MAKVMKTMDGNTAAAHVAYAFTEVAAIYPITPSSPMAEVVDEWSAHGRKNIFGQPVKVIEMQSEAGAAGAVHGSLAAGALTTTFTASQGLLLMIPNMYKIAGELLPGVFHVSARAVATHALSIFGDHSDVMACRQTGFAMLASGSVQEVMDLASVAHLSAIKGRVPFLHFFDGFRTSHEVQKIEVLDYEDLKKLVDYEALKAFRQRALNPEHPVTRGTAQNPDIFFQGREAANRFYNAIPEIVEYYMNEINKLTGREYKLFNYYGAPDAERIIIAMGSVTETIEETVDYLMKKGEKVGVVKVHLYRPFSIKHFLDVIPKTVKKIAVLDRTKEPGSIGEPLYEDVKTAFFDSELRPVIVGGRYGLGSKDTTPAQIIAVFDNLKADEPKDHFTIGIIDDVTFTSLPVGEEVDTAPEGTTSCKFWGFGSDGTVGANKSAIKIIGDNTDLYVQAYFSYDSKKSGGVTVSHLRFGKKPIRSTYLINKADFIACHKQSYVYNYDILAGLKDGGTFLLNCNWKVEELDKKLPASIKRYLAKHNINFYIINAVDIAKEIGLGGRINMIMQSAFFKLTNIIPIEEAVKHLKEAIVKEYGHKGEKIVQMNYEAVDRGINSLVKVEVPASWADAEDEPKEERQAPDFVKNVADVMNRLEGDKLPVSAFLGREDGTFPPGTAAYEKRGIAVDVPEWQIDNCIQCNQCAFVCPHAAIRPFLLTEEEVKNAPEGFKVKKAIGKGFEGLYYRIQVSVLDCTGCGVCVNECPAKEKALVMKPLETQMEEAKNWEYAMTLSPKENPMNKETVKGSQFEKPLLEFSGACAGCGETPYAKLVTQLFGDRMMIANATGCSSIWGASAPSTPYCTNHEGKGPAWANSLFEDNAEFGLGMALAVKQQRAKLADIVKELLELNITAELKEALQFWLDNMMDGKKSKEATIKLLPILQNYKAADAKVKELINEVLERKDYLIKKSQWIFGGDGWAYDIGYGGLDHVLASGEDINVLVFDTEVYSNTGGQSSKATPVGAVAQFAAAGKPIGKKDLGRMAMTYGYVYVAQVAMGASQTQLIKALVEAESYPGPSLIIAYAPCIAHGIKQGMSCSQLEEKKAVEAGYWVLYRYNPLLKKEGKNPFILDSKPPKLSVKDFLQGEIRFSALEKTFPEKAQKLFEEAEKQAQERYKIYERLAKDE, encoded by the coding sequence ATGGCTAAAGTAATGAAGACCATGGATGGTAACACAGCTGCTGCCCATGTGGCTTATGCTTTTACGGAAGTAGCTGCGATTTACCCCATAACTCCATCGTCTCCAATGGCAGAAGTGGTAGATGAATGGAGTGCACATGGAAGAAAGAACATATTTGGTCAGCCGGTAAAAGTTATTGAAATGCAGTCAGAAGCAGGTGCTGCAGGGGCTGTTCACGGATCACTGGCAGCAGGAGCTCTAACAACGACATTTACTGCATCACAAGGACTTCTTTTAATGATTCCCAACATGTACAAAATTGCAGGGGAGCTTTTACCTGGAGTATTCCATGTAAGTGCACGTGCCGTTGCAACACATGCTCTTTCAATTTTCGGTGACCATTCTGACGTTATGGCATGCCGTCAAACAGGTTTTGCTATGCTTGCTTCTGGCAGTGTACAGGAAGTAATGGATTTAGCAAGCGTCGCACACCTTTCTGCAATTAAAGGAAGAGTACCTTTCTTGCACTTCTTTGACGGATTTAGAACATCTCACGAAGTGCAAAAAATCGAAGTTTTAGATTACGAAGATCTCAAAAAACTTGTAGACTATGAAGCTTTAAAAGCATTCAGACAAAGAGCACTAAATCCAGAACATCCTGTAACAAGAGGTACAGCTCAAAACCCAGACATTTTCTTCCAAGGAAGAGAAGCTGCTAATAGATTCTACAATGCTATACCTGAAATCGTAGAATATTACATGAATGAAATAAACAAATTAACAGGCAGAGAATATAAGCTGTTCAACTATTATGGTGCACCAGATGCAGAAAGAATAATAATTGCAATGGGTTCTGTAACAGAAACTATTGAAGAAACAGTAGATTACTTGATGAAAAAAGGAGAAAAAGTAGGTGTCGTAAAAGTACATCTTTATAGGCCTTTCTCTATAAAACACTTCTTAGACGTAATACCAAAGACAGTAAAGAAAATAGCCGTGCTTGACAGAACAAAAGAACCCGGTTCAATTGGCGAACCTTTATATGAAGATGTAAAAACTGCCTTCTTTGATAGTGAATTGCGTCCAGTCATTGTTGGAGGTCGTTATGGTCTTGGCTCAAAAGATACTACACCTGCACAGATCATTGCTGTATTTGACAACCTCAAAGCTGATGAGCCAAAAGACCACTTTACAATAGGAATAATAGATGATGTGACCTTTACATCACTTCCTGTAGGAGAAGAAGTTGACACAGCACCAGAAGGGACAACCAGCTGCAAATTCTGGGGATTTGGTTCTGATGGTACAGTTGGTGCAAACAAGAGCGCTATAAAGATTATAGGCGACAATACAGATTTGTATGTGCAAGCTTACTTCTCTTACGATTCAAAGAAGTCAGGCGGTGTAACAGTATCCCACTTAAGATTTGGTAAAAAGCCAATAAGGTCTACTTATTTAATTAACAAAGCAGACTTCATTGCCTGCCATAAGCAATCTTACGTTTACAACTATGACATATTGGCAGGATTAAAAGATGGCGGTACTTTCCTTCTAAACTGCAATTGGAAAGTTGAAGAATTAGACAAAAAATTGCCTGCTTCAATCAAAAGATATTTAGCTAAACATAACATTAACTTCTACATCATCAACGCTGTAGACATCGCAAAAGAAATAGGTTTAGGCGGAAGAATTAACATGATAATGCAATCTGCTTTCTTCAAACTCACAAACATAATACCAATTGAAGAGGCAGTAAAACACTTAAAAGAAGCTATCGTAAAAGAATACGGACATAAAGGCGAAAAGATAGTACAGATGAACTACGAGGCTGTAGATAGAGGTATAAATTCTTTAGTCAAAGTAGAAGTACCTGCTTCTTGGGCAGATGCTGAAGATGAGCCAAAAGAAGAAAGACAAGCACCTGATTTTGTAAAAAATGTTGCCGATGTAATGAATAGATTGGAAGGAGACAAACTTCCTGTAAGTGCCTTCCTCGGAAGAGAAGATGGTACATTTCCACCAGGTACTGCAGCTTATGAAAAACGTGGAATTGCTGTTGACGTACCTGAGTGGCAAATAGATAACTGTATACAATGTAACCAATGCGCTTTTGTATGTCCACATGCTGCAATAAGGCCCTTCTTGCTCACAGAAGAGGAAGTTAAAAACGCACCAGAAGGATTTAAAGTTAAAAAGGCTATTGGAAAAGGCTTTGAAGGACTATACTACAGAATTCAAGTCAGTGTCCTTGACTGTACAGGTTGCGGCGTTTGTGTAAATGAGTGTCCTGCAAAAGAAAAAGCACTTGTAATGAAGCCTTTAGAAACACAAATGGAAGAAGCAAAGAACTGGGAATACGCAATGACTTTATCACCAAAAGAAAACCCAATGAACAAAGAAACAGTAAAAGGAAGCCAGTTCGAAAAGCCTCTGCTTGAATTCTCAGGTGCTTGCGCAGGATGCGGTGAAACACCTTACGCTAAACTTGTCACACAGCTTTTTGGCGATAGAATGATGATAGCGAATGCTACAGGTTGTTCTTCAATTTGGGGAGCAAGTGCACCATCTACACCATATTGTACAAACCATGAAGGAAAAGGACCAGCTTGGGCAAATTCCCTTTTTGAAGACAACGCAGAATTTGGTCTTGGCATGGCATTAGCTGTAAAACAACAAAGAGCAAAATTAGCTGATATAGTAAAAGAACTGTTGGAGCTTAACATCACAGCAGAGCTAAAAGAAGCATTGCAATTCTGGCTTGACAACATGATGGACGGCAAAAAATCAAAAGAAGCTACCATAAAATTGTTACCAATACTTCAAAACTATAAAGCAGCAGACGCAAAAGTAAAAGAGCTTATTAATGAAGTACTTGAAAGAAAAGATTACCTCATTAAGAAGTCTCAATGGATATTTGGTGGCGACGGTTGGGCATACGATATAGGTTATGGCGGATTAGATCATGTACTTGCTTCGGGAGAAGATATAAACGTCTTAGTATTCGATACAGAAGTTTATTCAAATACAGGTGGACAATCTTCAAAGGCAACACCAGTAGGTGCAGTAGCACAATTTGCAGCAGCAGGTAAACCAATTGGCAAGAAAGACTTAGGAAGAATGGCAATGACATACGGATATGTATATGTAGCACAAGTTGCAATGGGAGCAAGCCAGACACAATTAATTAAGGCATTAGTCGAAGCTGAAAGCTATCCAGGACCATCTCTCATCATAGCCTATGCTCCATGTATCGCTCATGGCATAAAACAAGGTATGAGCTGCAGCCAATTAGAAGAAAAGAAAGCTGTAGAAGCAGGATATTGGGTTCTCTATAGATACAATCCGCTTCTCAAGAAAGAAGGAAAGAATCCATTCATCCTCGATTCTAAGCCGCCAAAACTCTCTGTTAAAGACTTCTTGCAGGGCGAAATCAGATTCTCAGCTCTTGAGAAGACTTTCCCTGAAAAAGCACAAAAGCTCTTTGAAGAAGCTGAGAAGCAAGCTCAAGAGAGGTATAAAATCTACGAAAGATTGGCAAAAGATGAATAA